Part of the Spiroplasma turonicum genome, TTTTATCACCTTTATAATAAACCAAGTCATTTACAGCGTTATAAACTTCTCCACCCATGACTTCAAAATCACAATCATATTCACCTATTAAGTCTATATCATCAATTCATTTTTCTGCATAAACAACAGGAAAATGTCCGTCTGGAACATAACCTAAATCACAAATTCTTTCATTAGCAACATATGATTCCATACATTCTCAAGTAGTTTCTTCAGTAGTTCCAAATATAAATCTAATTGTATAGTCTGGTTCAAAACCATTATCAATTAAATATTTAAATGCAAATAAATTCATCATTGTTGGTCCCTTGTCATCAAATGAGCCACGACCAAATAATTTTCCATCTTTTTCAATTGGTTCAAAAGGAGGATTGTTTCATTCTGTTATATTTCCAGGAGGAACAACATCTAGATGGCAAATAATACCAAATAGTTTTTCACCATTACCATAATCAGCATAACCATATTTATAATCATCAGCTATAAATGTTTTCATACCAAAACTTTTACATAAATTTATACAATGATCAAGTACATTTCTAATATCTTGATCAATTGGTGTACCTTTTTCAGCAATTTTTCTATAAGAAGGCATTGATACTACTTTTTTTGTTTCTTCCAATGCATCTTGAAAGTATTCATTTAATAATATGTCTTTATTAATTTCCATTTTTCTACCTCCTCAAGTATTATACAATAAATAAAAAAATGTATTTGTTATTTAAAGATTTAAAAATAAAATTAATTTTTATCTTAATCAGGATAATATTTTTGCTTTATAAAGTCAAGTGTAGTACATACCAATGGAACTGTTGATAATAATATTATTAAATCAAATAATGTATTTATACCATTGTAAATAAAAGAGTAAGCAACTCGATTATCTCAATTAAATTCAAAATATACATCACCATTAACATTAGGATTTAATCAATAAACAACACCACTTATTGATCTACATATAAACATAATTATAAAAGGTATTATAATAAAGTTTAAAAAAGAAATTGCTCTTAACATTTTATTATTAGTTGATTTTTTAGGTTTAAAAAAACAACTAATTGACATTAATACTGTTGGTATTCAATAGTCAAATAAAAATTGTAAAACAGATAATTTATAAGTTGCTGGATTAATTAATGTTATAAAAGCACATAATAAACATAGTAATAATGATTTTGAAAAACTCAATAAATAGCAACCAAAAAAAATGATCATATATTTAAATGGTAAAGTGATACCGAATGGGATTGGTGGTACTAAACCAGTAACAAAATCAAAAATTTCAAATAATGCAAGCAGTAATGAAATTATTGTAATGTCAATTATTTTTAATCTATCTTTACTTATAATCATTTTATTAAATCTTAAGTTAATTAAATAAATAACTAGTATTTCAATGTTAAGTGCAATTATTGAACTAAAAATATTTGATTTAAAATCATAAGTGTTATAAAAATAATTTATTATTGAATTTATTGATAATATTACATATATAAATAAAGCAAATATAAACATAAAAATAAAAGTAAATTTCATAGTGGTGTTAATTGGAACTTCATAAACAGAATTATCTTCATAAACTTCTGTTGTTGTATTTACTAATTTATTTAACAAAAAATAAGTCAGAACAATAAATAATGAAAGTCTTAAAATAGAAAATGTAATTGATA contains:
- a CDS encoding energy-coupled thiamine transporter ThiT; this translates as MEKNEFNDIYNNSKITKNLKILYVSITFSILRLSLFIVLTYFLLNKLVNTTTEVYEDNSVYEVPINTTMKFTFIFMFIFALFIYVILSINSIINYFYNTYDFKSNIFSSIIALNIEILVIYLINLRFNKMIISKDRLKIIDITIISLLLALFEIFDFVTGLVPPIPFGITLPFKYMIIFFGCYLLSFSKSLLLCLLCAFITLINPATYKLSVLQFLFDYWIPTVLMSISCFFKPKKSTNNKMLRAISFLNFIIIPFIIMFICRSISGVVYWLNPNVNGDVYFEFNWDNRVAYSFIYNGINTLFDLIILLSTVPLVCTTLDFIKQKYYPD